Part of the Acidobacteriota bacterium genome, CTGGTCCTCGTCGTGATGCGTGCCGGAGTAGTGCGCGCCGGTGACCTTGTCGAACGTGATCTTGCGATCGATGGGCGCGGCATTCGACGGGACCAGGATGTCCCGCTTGGTCATGCCGTAGTAGTCCTCGATCTTCTGCATCGCCTGGTGGCCGGGATGCCCCGACAGTTCGGGGAGGCCCTTGCCGTTGGTGAACATCGCGATGCCGGCGTAGGCGCCGCCGACCATGGTGCCGTGGCCAAATGCCTGGTGCACGTTGCGAACCGGATAGAGCTCGGTCTTGATCGCGCTCGCGTCCACCAACGCCTTGTAGCGTGCCAGTGACGTTCGGCTCGTGTCGCCCGATCGCACGGCATCGAACACGGCTTCAGCCGCCAGCATGCCGCTGCGCATGGCGAGGTGAATCCCCTTCAGCCGTGTCGAGTTCACGAAGTTGGCCGCATCGCCGACAATCACGCCGCCATCGAAATACAGCTGCGGCTGCGTGTTCCAGCCGCCCTCGGGCAGCGCCTTGGCGCCGTAGCGGACAATCGCGCCGCCCTCGAGAATGCCGCTGATGAACGGGTGCCGCTTGAAGTGCTGGAAGGCCGCGTGGGGATCGAACAGCGGATCCTTGTAGTCGAGACCGACGACGAAGCCGATCGAGAGCCGGCCGTCGGGCAGCGCATACAGCCAGCTGCCGCCGAACTCTTCATCGCGCAGCGGATAGCCAAGCGTGTGGATCACGGTGCCGGGCGCGAGGCGATCCTTCGGGATGTCCCAGAGTTCCTTGATGCCGATCGCGAACTGCGCCGGCTCGGACTCGGCCGACAGGTGCAGCGTCTGGTTCAGCTGCTTGGTGAGGTGACCACGCGGGCCGTCGGCAAAGATCGTGACCTTGGCGTGAATGTCGGCGCC contains:
- a CDS encoding electron-transfer flavoprotein:ubiquinone oxidoreductase codes for the protein MAERETLEVDVLIVGGGPGGLSAALRLAQLQKQKGGEPLAIAVIEKAANAGQHQLSGALLDPSTLRDLIPDFQAKGAPLAQEVHQDNIYFLTPERKFRLPITPPPFQNHGNYIISLNQFAKWLASQVEAEGIDLFMGFPGQTVLFDGDRVIGVRTGDRGLGKDGKAKGAFEPGADIHAKVTIFADGPRGHLTKQLNQTLHLSAESEPAQFAIGIKELWDIPKDRLAPGTVIHTLGYPLRDEEFGGSWLYALPDGRLSIGFVVGLDYKDPLFDPHAAFQHFKRHPFISGILEGGAIVRYGAKALPEGGWNTQPQLYFDGGVIVGDAANFVNSTRLKGIHLAMRSGMLAAEAVFDAVRSGDTSRTSLARYKALVDASAIKTELYPVRNVHQAFGHGTMVGGAYAGIAMFTNGKGLPELSGHPGHQAMQKIEDYYGMTKRDILVPSNAAPIDRKITFDKVTGAHYSGTHHDEDQPVHLLVQTDVCHSICGPEYGHPCVRFCPANVYEMVDNGAGGLKLQINASNCVHCKT